From Toxotes jaculatrix isolate fToxJac2 chromosome 7, fToxJac2.pri, whole genome shotgun sequence:
GTTTCTTACTGTGAATGAAAAATTGAGTCTACCATGAAATAAGTTCATCCTCTTGTAATCTGGCAACTGAACTAGTTCTTGaagtttgattattttttaattaactgtgCAACTTTACCCTTGTGACCCTCTCCAGAGCAGCTCTCAGGCCATCGTTACTGTCATGGAGCTTCCTGTTGGCTGtcctttccacacacacagaaaaataaacaacattatTACTTTTTGTCCTggaatatatttcttttataagTGAGTGCAGAAAGATCTCTTTCCATCTCTagcctgtatgtgtgttagAGTCTAACTTACTGCAGAATCTCGATCTGACTCTCCAGGATGTCTCGCTCATCAGAGAAATGTTTCATGAGCTCCTCGtctctgaaataaaacacagtcatGAACATACCTATTGAATTTGAATAGAAACATGAACCTTAAGGGATCTGTTAATCAACTAGAGTTACATCAGTCTGAATTTGTAACAGTAAAGAATATCATTAGTGTCATTATTGTTTTAGCCTCACTTCCTGCACAAAACAGAGCTCATACTACAAAAACAAAGGTGGTCAGTGTCTACAGTGGctgttattaaaatatatacatttgaATTGATAATTAATAAATCATTCTTCTTCGATAAATAACTCGAAGGGGAATGATACTTAGTGTTTcgtattttgtattttcaaaaaaaaaaagtacctgaAGAAAGACATAAACTGAAGAATCACCATATCTCAGCTCATTAAGCCTGTAAACTGTAATCTTAACTTCGAAAACAGATCAGTTCTGATATTTTTTATTGCCTGTGTCCCAGTTAATGTCAGTAAAGCTGAgaactgtttttccttttttcatatCCAGCACAGAAGTGCATTTGCTTGGTTGCTGACAGACTTTGCACCTAATTTATGAATAACACCAGACACACCTCAGAGATGCAGAAACAACAATGTCAACATGATGAGACGGTCTAAGCAGGAGGGGTGTTATCCTGCTAGTGGCTCTGTTGCTTCTGTTGCTAAGAAACGCATCTGAAGAAGTTATTGTCAGTGTGAAGTCGCTCCAGGATATCCTGTTTCAGCTgtgacaaaaccaaaacaccCCCCGGGAATGAACAGGCCAGAGGGGGGTGtggtctttgtctctctccgcctgtctctctctatatgtctctgtccctctgcaaTGAAATTTCTCAAGGGTGGGGCCGTTTGATAAAGGGCCAGACAAATGATATACCTGATTGTtctaaaacaaatgtatttttaatttaaaataggTTTGAAATGTATGTAAGCTGAAGCCTTTGCAGCTTTTGACACATGATGGTGaacaaatatttattattcACAAGTTCACATTCAAcaaatgaggtgaaaaaaagtggagaaaacCTGCTCTACAACTTCATGTCATCAGTAATTCTAGGTTTAGACTTTCAAAGGTTTCACTGAAAGTGacgattgtgtgtgtgtgtgtagagtgaggaagaggatgtgTAGTATAATGTAACAATCCTATTTCCTTCTCACAGTGAAAAACTAAAATGCGTCCCCTAACCTATGATCAACAGATAAAGCTGAGGAAAAATCTGGATAGTAAAATTTGATGCTGAGGCCTTTTACACAGCACTGAAACTTGCATTATCAtcttgcaaaaaataaaaaaagtctgCAAAAAAGGATTGAAGGTCAACTCAATGCAGCTTGACTCAAGATAAATCCAGCCAAATACCCTGGAACTGAAAATTTATCTAAATGAATGACACACGCATACAACAGCACACAGCATAcatacaaagaaacaaaaccacatCAAACTATAATAACTTCACCGTTCAGAGTTGATGCTTTGATCGGTTAACTCTGTCTTCAGCGAGTCCATCTCACTCTGCAGACAGGCGACTTTGGTCTGAGATTTCAGCAGCTCCTGTTTTAACCGCTGGttctcctgcagagagagagatgagaagcaAGAGTGGtgaagagggagatgagaaaCTGAAGAATATGAGAGAAGTGTGTGAAGCCAGTTGCAGAGAGACCTGTAATAAAAATATGCTTCTGACACCTTAAACAGAACTTTTTGCATATTCAGTCTCACCAGTGTTAGCTCATTAATCTTCTTCTTCAACGCCGGGCTCTCGTCTTTCACAGTGATGCTGTTGTACTTCTCTTCTATCTGAAGGACAAGTTCACATTGTTTGGATTCTAGTTATTTCATGATCCTTACAGAGAttcaacaaaataagaaaaacataaaaaccagAGTAAATTCTGCATAAACACGTTAGATCACATGCAGCTTCGTGCTCCctcttgctttttttaaatttacatataatttatgtttcagctgtttttggACTATTTAAAGTGAATAAATATACTATTTTATGTaatattctgttttatgtttagCAGCAAGTGAGGGTTATTTGCTCAGCTGACACTGGTGTTTTCGTGAGGTCAAAAGAATAAATTAGTCCTGGTTTAACTTCTTTTGAATGCAGTCAGTGTTATTCATAACGTACTCAATTTTCCACTGTTCAGCAGAACcctgtttttttccaaatataTACAGCACATTTGACTTTTAAGAGCCTGTTTGTATTTAAATAGGTCAAAGTCCAGCTTCTCTCACAGCAGCGCGCTCCTTGTTATGAAGCCTGAGCTCCCATGCCACTGGGATAGTAAAACAGTACATCGCTGTATTTTCTGAAGTGCTTATTCTTTAGGACTTTGATCTGAGTTTTGCATATTTATCTCCAATTGATACAGTtatacaacaaagaaaaaataattaggTTAGAAAATAACATTACTACCACACATATTACTTATTATCCAtatgctgttttgtttgtgaagaCAAGTCTCATGGAGCTGGTATGATGTTGATTCATTTaagacaaatacacaacacTGAGCAAACTAAATGTACAGCAAGTGGATTGTACATATGACTGCAGGAGTTTGTATTGACCTGCAGTGTTGATGGTGTTATAGTGAAATTGAAGTGCAGTCAAAGAGGTGAAAAATTTACCATCTGCATCCTCTGGATCTTACACTGAAGTTcacacatttcagtttcatAGCTTCTTCGTAACTCGTTCAGTGCTGCCTCTGTTCGCTTCTTCTcctacacaaacaaatacaaacaccaaAAAATGCATCAAACAGCTAAGATAACACTTTATGATAAAacttgaaagtgtgtgtatgtgtgtctgtgtgtgtttgctctctttGACGCTTTAATCTGTGCTATTTTAGGGCAGGTTTTGAAACACAGACTAAGGCTGCTGGGTAATCGATAAGTGTATCAGCAAAATAAATTCCTCTTATAGGTGTCAAAACATGACTGTGTGCACATTACAGTGTGAGAGAATGTAGGTGAGTGCCCTctaattttgtgtgtttttcttcaacaaaataaacagcagctgctcagtcAATGTAGTACACTTACATAagtttatgcacacacacaagcacacgcagTGATAAGACAAAGTTTATGTTCCCGCACAGCTAGgttcaaaaacagaaacactgtgaacagaagataaaatgaaaggaataaaaattaaataaatcagctGGTCTGATACGGCAAGCAGTCCCCATAGTTGCAGGTCAGTTGTTATTGCTTTTCATCTGATGTCATGGAAAGACAAACATTGTAATAAAATCTTATCATTTTACACACCACACTGTTCACTTGGATTCTTGGAAATATTTCCAACTCCAAAAAAAGGTGGGAATGTTTAAAAACAGGTGGCCATGGCCTCACTGTAATAAAATATGGGCACTAatgttaaagtttaaaatatCAGCCACATGTTGCCAGCTTGTGACACAGACCTACATATATTTAATGTCACTATAGAGCCTCTCAGTCCACCTGTATACACTGTATAAAGATGTAATTacaatttaacattttgacCTCACAAAGACTCGactggcatcaaaaagtcaatTTAAATGAATCTCTTGTTTTGTTAGTTTTCAGCAGCACAAAGAATTTCATAAATTGTCTCAACTACCTGTCTTCGCCACTCTGGCCCTTATTTTTTACTTCTCTCACTTTGATCTTGaaaaactgagactgagactaCAACATGAACCCTTCATACACCTTACTGGATAACCAGGGCAGCAGAACTTTCTACCACATCTATTGAATTGAATGAATATCTGTGAGCTAGGATATCTGGGATCCACAGAGTTGTGAAATCCAGCTGATCAGCAGGCGTGTCTGAGTCTGGATCAGTAATCTGATATTGAGCCGTGTATGTTTGTTTGACATGAGGGAAGAGCCGAACAAACGCACCCTGCTTTTCGCTTTGCCTACACCAActccagagaaagaaacagaccaTAGCAACTAGCCTGAACtattaaaacaaaatcacataGTCATGTTTGTGCGTGCATCTGAATTTGAGGCGGTCTCGTGCATGCGATGTGTTGTCTCACCTGCTCCCGTGTTTTTCTCTCCGCAGCATGAATGCGTTggtccatctcctcctccatctcactGAGCTGCATCGAGGCCTGGTCCTGTGCTCTGCAGAATGACAGCAGGGTAATGTCACTGTGCTTCACAAACCTCCACCCATCCACCATTTTTCCTGACATTTGAGCCAAGACAAATACATTTCCAATTTAACACAACTGAAGTAAAAACTGCATAATTCCTTCAGGACATCAGCCATCGTATCTGTATCTTCTGTGGAGTTGACTTTCCAGCAGACATATTGTCATTGAGAGACACTTCACTCGTGTATATGTAAAGGATGCAAAGGCTGTGTgtagactgtgtgtttgtgtgcgtgcatgttcCTCACCGTTTGATGGCAAGAGCCAGGTTCTCCATCTCTGAGTTTTGCTGTTTGATCTCTTTGGTGAAGTTAATGACGACTTTTTCAAACTGAGGAATCAGTCTGGGCTCAGTCAAACTAATGTTCTGGTACAACATCGCTGCTTGTTCATGCCTGCAAGAAAATCAGGATTTGACATCATCTTTTGTATTGTAACACTGACATACGAACACTTCAGAACCAAAGAAGAATCCTTTGTTTTACTTCAAGATCTCAAATTAActgctttcagctgtaaaaCGTCAGCTCTGAGGGCAGCGTTGTCACTTGGTGGGTGGTAGATGACAGGTGAATTTTCAGGGTACGCCATGAAAATTAAAAGATGCTGCACAACTCTTCTCCAGCACACCATGCTTTGTTCACATCACCACTTGGACcttgctgagtgtgtgtgtgtgtgtgtgtgtgtgagtgtgtgtgtgtgtgtgtgtgtgtgtgtgtgtgtcttcaagGAAAGACATTGCCATTTTGTTGAATCAAACAAAGTCAGACTGAATTATAATGACTGTCAACTGGATTGTTATTGAAGTTGAAAGGATTAAAACCTTTGAGTATCATTGTTGAAACAGGCCTATGAAAATGCAGCACAGCTTGGGTAAAACCaatattacagaaaaaataagAGCATTTTCATGACTGAAGAAAGGAAGTCATGAAAAAGACATGACCCACCATTCAAATtccaaatattatttttatttccactgtcctGTTGTAACATATATGTTGTAATATGTAAGTGGTCCCATGGAAGACAATATGCCGCATAAGCCACTTATTTTATATCCATTATCAATTagctgataataataatattaataataatattgtttttattatatatatattaataataataaaataaataataataataaaaattctaATACATTGAATACATGGTAAATATGAAAAAGCTCCTGTTTTGATTTACCATATTCGATTTGACACAGACCAAAAGAACTGACTGATTATTTTGATCAATTTACAATTTAATCACACAGTTTATCCAGTATATGTCTTTCTGAAGTTATTACAGTGTTGAAATGTCCTGCGTCACAGGACAAAGGTAAAAGTGGGTCATAtaagtgtacagtgtgtgtgtgtgtgtttgccttgtGACAGGATGGGCTGCCTGTAATCCTGAGCATATAGacactgctgcctgtgtgtcaaTAACTCACGGTGACACATAGCTTGCTGTAGCGTCATAAGCTGTGACACAAACTAATcataacagaaacacacacaaacaagcacaaacaatcCAATGTCAGATCGGCAAAGGTAAGAGATATTATATACTGACATAAACAGAAGCATTTGCTAGGAATCTAAAGGTTGCTGCCCTTTCTTCCCAAGAGCCCTAAAACCTCAAGTTTTAAAATACTTCTACTGGACccaaataaaatctttttatgCATTGCCAggttttctgttctctttttgCCCCCTGTGCAACCCTCATCTGTTTAGGTCCAGTCATAACCAACCTTTCATCTATCTGGCAGAAAGATTTAAGATGTATTCAAAAGAGtttccaaaaaacatttttgtagaacatttaaaaactaaaacatgacaaaaccaaAAGGGGAAAACATGGAGGGCATGGTTTAAGTCATTTGATGCAGAGGAATCCTTTTTAGTGGACAACCTGATCCCTTGTAAATTCTAGTCACTGCCTCAACCAGGGTGAATATTGTAAAACAAAAGTACACGTCTCATTACATCAGCCTTAATCATAATAAAATTATGAATAGGAACCTAATTGATTTCTCTGCTCCTGATTACTTGATCTTGTGCTAATACAAAATATTCTTTCATCCCCTGAAAAACAGACACTTGTCTGAAGTGAATTGTGTAGTATATTTTCCAAGTTGTCATCTCTCAGCTGACTGCTGTCGCAGTGACTGTAACTGTTTGAGGATAAGAGAGTGTATTTAGCAGATGGTACCACCGAGGCAATCAATGTCACAGAACAGCAGCGTGAGGACGAGTCCCATGCCAGGCCTGgggccacacacaaacacacacatacacatatgcacaataAAGATAATgtatgaaagaaacacacaaacacaaatgaagaGACCCACTTATACATGTTGGCTCATGATAGAACATGTTACCGGTTTAAATGTTTCGATACTACAGCCAATTTGATTCCTGAGTGTTTGGTGCTGATACAGAAAACAGGAACCAAGAGAAAAGACATGATTATCTACAAAGCCTTCTTTCTACAAAAGAAGCTGTTGCTGCACAAGaacttaataaataataaaaaacaatgcaGGTTCTGTTTCTGGAAAATTATTTAGTGCTTTCACAAAGTTTTcacaagaaaatgtcaaaaaatgtgatctgcCAGTAAAAATTCAGGTCAGTTTTAGGAAAGAATTAGGGAAGATTTGGACCTATACCTCTACACAaaatttgaaaagaaagaagttaGATATACTATCTACATACAGATGTGTATAATCCTACcagtaaatattcagtttaatttctgtttctgttagaACTGCTGGTATTATTGTAAAAAGATGTTTACCAAAGATAAGAGGATTTTGGTTTCTTTTCAACAGTAGAGATAAACAAAAGTTTTCACTACTGATTAATTGCCCTACTATTTTCTTAAAGAAGATTAATGGTTTGAAAAATGGTGGAACatttccatcacagtttccccTAAAAGGccttattttaaatcttcagaCTTTTaacccaaatatattcagtttacaattaaataaaacagagagaagcagaaaatcctctccGTTCAGAAACTAGGACTAAGTACTGTTTAGaatgtttttgcttgaaaaatcatttaattaataaatcatttatcaaAGTGGTAATATAAAGTAATAATTTATCAAACTGTCATTTGACTGATCAGTTGAATAATGTTTAACATGTTCCAACTTTTGGTCACCTGCTGCTCTCACTCTCGCATTTGAGTTAGAAACCCAACTTATACACAGTGTATAAACTGTAACAGATAATCCAGAGTCTTTATCAGTCTATGGTCTTTATGTGTCTTTGGTTTATAAAGTTGTCTTGAAGGAAACAGGACACTCAAGACAAATAGATTCACAAGACTGACACCTCTCATATAAGGTCACTTTCATTCACTGACACAAAGTCACAGCGTGTGCTTGTTATTCAAAGTCTCAAAGTATGTACCAAAACTCAGAGTCTCAAAGTATGTACCAAAACTCAGAgacaaaaattcaaattcacagtCAATGATGCGGATCTGCCCCAGAATTTGATGGGTTCTTCCCTAGCCCATGCCCCATCCCTCCATCAAGTTCGGTGCAAATCGTTTCCTTGTGGAGATCATTAAAGTTTCGCTATCATCTTCACGCACACTGCGCTCACTGTTGAACACATTCATATCACCTAAGAATTTCCATATGTTTAACACATGCAACAATTGGTACAACCTCCCTGACTGCCCAGCGGACAGGTGTGCGCCCTCACCTGGGGATGAACTTGGCCTGCTCGCCCAATCTCCTCTGGAAGTGATCCCAGGCGGCGGACACGTCTCCTCCGTCCGACTCCATGTCTCCGTAGCGGTCGTGGAAGCCGCTGATGAACTCCAGCAGGGTGACGGTCCCGTCCTTGTCGACGTCCAACCGGTCAAATATTCGGTCCGCCTCGGCCGCGGACACCTGCAGCTCCGCGCAGATGGTGAGGAACTCGTTTCTCTCGATCCGCCCGGAGTTGTCCACGTCGTAGGCGTGAAAGAGGGAGCGAAGCCGGTCCTGCTCCTCTGCGCTCATACCCTTGATGGAGGGATGTGGCcggctggaggaaaaaaaaaacagacggTGTTTCAGTAAATTAAGGCGACAACCGAGGCGAAGAAACCAAGAACTGCCAGTGTTTTATTCTCGGGACACCAGCAAACCGTAAAGTATAACTCCAGACTTCTGCGCTCTTATTCACTCATTTCGACAGCTGTTAGGCATTTACGGGAAAAAATAACGAGTTAATCCATTTTAAACGATTTCAGTGTTCAGTAAATCAAACGTGAACACTTCTGCTCCTGTGTTGTCTTCACCAAATAAATTTCCGGTTTGTTGCAGCCTGTTTTTGACGAACAGAACAGCTGTTGTGTCTGACTCAGGTAATCTAACGCGCCAACCATcactacctgtgtgtgtgtgtgtgtgtgtgtgtgtgtgtgtgtgtgtgtgtgtgtcactcctctttctctcctcaacAATAAAGGTCTGGGCTTCAGGCCAAATGAAAGAGCTTTCATTATAGGGAAAGGCTGATGGTCTGTAATGGGCTGAATGAACTTTATATATTAGAGAACCAGGGTTCATCAACCTGTTTAAACTACCTCTAAGAACATTTATACACACGTTCACGGTACTTTGCACTACATTTATACTTAGTTATCCCTGTATAAATAAGTACTATAACATTAGAAGCAATTTTAActcatttaaaagtaaaaataaaaaatcctgcaatatgcataaaaatgtactgtattttcttTGAATCCATTTTAAATTTCCCTGTAACTCTGAGGTATCAGTTTACCTGTATTTACAGTAAACTTGATGTTTAGGAATCTTAACCCTGTTACGTGACTATGTAACAGGGTTACATAGTACATAGTAACAGCCCTGTTACATACATGACTATGTAACAGGGCTGTACTCTTAGCACCATGAAGCCATGTAGTCCTAGATGAAACCACTATAAGACCCTGTAGGCCCCTATTTAACCTCTTGTGCCCCCCACTTACTAATGTAGTTATACATGCATTGGACTGTGTAGGGTACATCCTCTGTAATTTACCATGCACTGCACTCATTACCATAGACACTATATATACACAGCATACTGTACATCAGCCACAACCTCAAAAAAAAGTAGTTCTTAGTTTGTTTCTCACCTGGAAATTTcccagtctttgttttttgaaaGTTCTTTCACAGTTAAGGAGTGCGTGTCCTCTGCTTTAGTGTCATCTTTTTGCCCCTGGTGTCGTTCTTTGAAGCCACTGATGAACTCCTCTAAGGTCACCGTGCCATCTTTGTCGATGTCCAGGCGGTTGAATATGCCATCTGCTTCTTGAGATGGGACGTGGAGCTCCTGGCAAATAGTAgagaattcatttttttcaatccGCCCTGAATTATCCAAATCGTAGGCATGAAAGAGCGAACTCAGGCGCTTCTGTTCTTCCTCACTCATGCCTTTTGCTGATgccattgttttgctttttaatgtgAGTGACAAGAAGGTGTTTTAAATAACAAAGCAAACAACTGCTTGAGTCAAGAGCGTTACAGTTGATTGCTGATAATAAACATCAGATAAAAGTGTTATAAAAAGAAGTCAGCTGTTAGGTGGgagaaagtaaaacattttgctCCATGTTGCAATTCCAGGATTGGTCTCAAAGCCTCTGCTACCTCTACTTTTAtatcttccctcctcctcttatcTCATTCCTTCTTTTTAACTCGTGTATTCTcctgataaaaacaaacttttttagCACTCTCAAGATGGTGTTGCAAATGCTGTTAAAGCCTTGACTGGCATCAAAGTGGAAGAAGCCCCTCCAGGCAAACCAAAAAGAGGGAAATAACAGTGTGGTCAGGATCTTCAGAAGTTACAAGTAGAtaaattaactttttattttccaaacagGTTAAAAAGTGAATTCTGAATATGATTCCATAAAAATACCATATTTGATACTTTTGCTTACTTGCAGTTTGCAAATTGCTGTATATGAAtccttcaaatgtttgtttaaattgTCTTTAAATGTTTGTGAAAGAATTCCCAGCATAGCACATCTGAAATccatctccaaaaaaaaaaaaaaaaacagccaaaaacaagcagatacattcaaatgcatttttattaatACGTGAACTTGAGCCATAATCGTCCTTCAGACCCTGCCAACCTCATATAGCCCATTACTGTAATaattacagaaataaatgtaatagAAGTAAAATGTTGTG
This genomic window contains:
- the rasef gene encoding ras and EF-hand domain-containing protein isoform X4, whose protein sequence is MSAEEQDRLRSLFHAYDVDNSGRIERNEFLTICAELQVSAAEADRIFDRLDVDKDGTVTLLEFISGFHDRYGDMESDGGDVSAAWDHFQRRLGEQAKFIPRHEQAAMLYQNISLTEPRLIPQFEKVVINFTKEIKQQNSEMENLALAIKRAQDQASMQLSEMEEEMDQRIHAAERKTREQEKKRTEAALNELRRSYETEMCELQCKIQRMQMIEEKYNSITVKDESPALKKKINELTLENQRLKQELLKSQTKVACLQSEMDSLKTELTDQSINSERDEELMKHFSDERDILESQIEILQTANRKLHDSNDGLRAALERVTRSGNSGSPGEIKDRNRSKSICYTSPYTLMDRFCQRMDDYPLYSRRPSCDTLALAMCDPGLRRRHSSECEEDSLPEIYVDSGLSTLRGSHGGYDSEQEVKGQEEEEEREEQKGEDDNNDSMMEENSDAEPVETQDGESAFGSDSSSVLDWKPSESISVTTTHAPTTRKTLSAISVQREDKDSIDLGYMTSEKAYRIVLAGDAAVGKSSFLLRLCKNEFKLNSGTTLGVDFQMKTLIVDGEPVLLQLWDTAGQERFRSIAKSYFRRADGVLLLYDVTCEKSFLNVREWVDTIEQI
- the rasef gene encoding ras and EF-hand domain-containing protein isoform X3, with protein sequence MSAEEQDRLRSLFHAYDVDNSGRIERNEFLTICAELQVSAAEADRIFDRLDVDKDGTVTLLEFISGFHDRYGDMESDGGDVSAAWDHFQRRLGEQAKFIPRHEQAAMLYQNISLTEPRLIPQFEKVVINFTKEIKQQNSEMENLALAIKRAQDQASMQLSEMEEEMDQRIHAAERKTREQEKKRTEAALNELRRSYETEMCELQCKIQRMQMIEEKYNSITVKDESPALKKKINELTLENQRLKQELLKSQTKVACLQSEMDSLKTELTDQSINSERDEELMKHFSDERDILESQIEILQTANRKLHDSNDGLRAALERVTRSGNSGSPGEIKDRNRSKSICYTSPYTLMDRFCQRMDDYPLYSRRPSCDTLALAMCDPGLRRRHSSECEEDSLPEIYVDSGLSTLRGSHGGYDSEQEVKGQEEEEEREEQKGEDDNNDSMMEENSDAEPVETQDGESAFGSDSSSVLDWKPSESISVTTTHAPTTRKTLSAISVQREDKDSIDLGYMTSEKAYRIVLAGDAAVGKSSFLLRLCKNEFKLNSGTTLGVDFQMKTLIVDGEPVLLQLWDTAGQERFRSIAKSYFRRADGVLLLYDVTCEKSFLNVREWVDTIEICKCWV
- the rasef gene encoding ras and EF-hand domain-containing protein isoform X2, with product MSAEEQDRLRSLFHAYDVDNSGRIERNEFLTICAELQVSAAEADRIFDRLDVDKDGTVTLLEFISGFHDRYGDMESDGGDVSAAWDHFQRRLGEQAKFIPRHEQAAMLYQNISLTEPRLIPQFEKVVINFTKEIKQQNSEMENLALAIKRAQDQASMQLSEMEEEMDQRIHAAERKTREQEKKRTEAALNELRRSYETEMCELQCKIQRMQMIEEKYNSITVKDESPALKKKINELTLENQRLKQELLKSQTKVACLQSEMDSLKTELTDQSINSERDEELMKHFSDERDILESQIEILQTANRKLHDSNDGLRAALERVTRSGNSGSPGEIKDRNRSKSICYTSPYTLMDRFCQRMDDYPLYSRRPSCDTLALAMCDPGLRRRHSSECEEDSLPEIYVDSGLSTLRGSHGGYDSEQEVKGQEEEEEREEQKGEDDNNDSMMEENSDAEPVETQDGESAFGSDSSSVLDWKPSESISVTTTHAPTTRKTLSAISVQREDKDSIDLGYMTSEKAYRIVLAGDAAVGKSSFLLRLCKNEFKLNSGTTLGVDFQMKTLIVDGEPVLLQLWDTAGQERFRSIAKSYFRRADGVLLLYDVTCEKSFLNVREWVDTIEQICKCWV